The DNA sequence TTGGTATAGGCTGTCATGGCTTTGTTAATGGCCTTCAGGAATCGCTGCAAAGTGATTGGCTTGAGCAGGTAATCCACCACAGAATATTCGTAACACTCCAAAGCATAACTTGGATCTGAAGTAGTCATGATAATCATTGGCTTGTCCACCAATGTTTTCATGAAATCGATACCACTGAGTTCGGGCATCTGGATGTCAAGGAAGATTAAATCGACAGGGTTTTCATTGATGTAATTCAATGCCTCAATGGCATTTTCAAGATTTGCACACAATTCCAAAGCCTCATTCTGCTCGACAAATTTCTGAATGATACTACGCGCCAGCGGTTCATCATCAACGATGATACATTTAAGTTTTTTCATATAGGGAAGAAATAGTTTCGGTTTATTGGGTGAAGGGTTAGATTCATCATGAAAAAGTGCCGAAGACCCTTTGTTAAATAAACACGATCTATCCGTTGAGGTGGGGTATAGGATCGGGGGGAATTTTATTGAAATTACCTCGTGTTTCTTACATGATTGGTCAGTAAGAAATATTGGTAGTAATAGAAAGTTGGCATTGATCCCTTTGTGCGGTACTATTTTAATAATTTGGAGTTAAAGTAATAGATACAAACACAATAGGATATGAAAGTAAACTTAGAGACTACAAATACAGTGATGGCCCGTGTGGAGGATGATTTTTTGATGAATACGTTGAATAACCTGTACTCCATGTCTTTGTTGGACGATGGCAGGCTGACGGATTCTTTGGTCAAACTATCCGATTATTTTCGATATCAGTACCGATCAGCAGAATTGGACAAAATACCGATTAAAGAGGAGGTGCAGTTTTTACGATCGTATTTCTATTTGCAGAGATTGCGATTTAATAATCATCTTGACATTAATTTTATACACGCAATTGATCGAAATCATTACATCTCCCCAGGGGTTTTCTTTCCTCTATTAAGTCTTGCGTTCAACATGTTACAACGCAGGGTTGTGGATAAATTGGGCTTTTCAGCCAAATTGCAATCCAGTGCAGATCGCATAGAATTGGTGATGGATATTGTCAAACCTGACGACTTCAGGTCTTCGGTGTTTTCAGCTCAGCTTGATGGGGCTTTGGAGAAATTGAGGCAGGCTTATAAGGGGCAATTTAAAATATCTATTGACGAACGGACGAATCAGTTTTTGGTGGTCATTAGTATTTTGCCATGGTTGGAATAAAAAAAAAGGCTATCTCTGAAATTTAGAAATAGCCTTTTTTGTGCCATGAAGGTTTTAATCTTCAAGAATATTACTCATGAAACTGGATTTCAGTACCATGAAAATCAGTAAGAAAATAATCCCCCAGTTGAGGTAAACATCATAGAAATCAGAAGTGTTTTTATACCTTGATTCCTTAATTTTCACCTTCTCATATTGGTCAATTTTATGGAATACATTCTGTAAGGCTTCATTATTTGATACCCGATAGAAATGCCCTTTTCCAATTTCAGCAATAGATTTCAGCGTGGTTTCATCAAGGGTGTTGGGAACCATTCTTGGGCGGCCGAAGAAATCTTTCCCCCAAGGCACCATACCTTCCTTACCAATGGCAATCGTATAGATTTTGATGTCGTATGCCGCCGCTAACTTGGCCGCAGTAATCGGATCGATATTCCCAGCGGTATTCTCTCCGTCAGACAATAGGATAATCACCTTCGATTTACTTTTGCTTTCACGCATGCGATTGGTGGCCACAGCAAGGGCCGAGCCAATGGCGGTACCGTCGTTGGCGATCATCTTGAAATCGATATCGTGAATATAGCTTTCCAGCAGGTTGTAGTCAGTGGTGAGTGGAGCAAGGGAATAGGCCTCGCCAGAGAAGATGACCAAACCGATGCGGTCCTGAAATCTTCCTTTGATAAAATCACCACAAACCTTCTTGGCAGCCTCCAGGCGATTGGGCTTAAAGTCCTCAATTTGCATGGAGCC is a window from the Persicobacter psychrovividus genome containing:
- a CDS encoding histidine kinase, translating into MKVNLETTNTVMARVEDDFLMNTLNNLYSMSLLDDGRLTDSLVKLSDYFRYQYRSAELDKIPIKEEVQFLRSYFYLQRLRFNNHLDINFIHAIDRNHYISPGVFFPLLSLAFNMLQRRVVDKLGFSAKLQSSADRIELVMDIVKPDDFRSSVFSAQLDGALEKLRQAYKGQFKISIDERTNQFLVVISILPWLE
- a CDS encoding VWA domain-containing protein; amino-acid sequence: MTEVNNLAHQWWSMSWFEPSTLQGFTWDNAWALYLLLVIPVLYLLKWLLNIKFKQRLPIALTKRELNWSPVTLLRFIPPLFFALAMALMVVALARPQRTNEHVEQWAEGIDINLVVDISGSMQIEDFKPNRLEAAKKVCGDFIKGRFQDRIGLVIFSGEAYSLAPLTTDYNLLESYIHDIDFKMIANDGTAIGSALAVATNRMRESKSKSKVIILLSDGENTAGNIDPITAAKLAAAYDIKIYTIAIGKEGMVPWGKDFFGRPRMVPNTLDETTLKSIAEIGKGHFYRVSNNEALQNVFHKIDQYEKVKIKESRYKNTSDFYDVYLNWGIIFLLIFMVLKSSFMSNILED
- a CDS encoding response regulator transcription factor gives rise to the protein MKKLKCIIVDDEPLARSIIQKFVEQNEALELCANLENAIEALNYINENPVDLIFLDIQMPELSGIDFMKTLVDKPMIIMTTSDPSYALECYEYSVVDYLLKPITLQRFLKAINKAMTAYTKAPTEEKIIKEDEPSLIVKENGINHRLFFEEIYYIEAFGNYLKIHHPNKTYIQTETMIRIMDQLDERFVRVHKSYITNTDKIQKMTSNRIQVNGVEIPIGNTYKGNLREKMAKVVFQ